One part of the Sciurus carolinensis chromosome 4, mSciCar1.2, whole genome shotgun sequence genome encodes these proteins:
- the LOC124983224 gene encoding cofilin-2-like has product MASGVTVNDEVIKVFNDMKVRKSSTQEEIKKRKKAVLFCLSDDKRQIIVEEAKQILVGDIGDTVEDPYTSFVKLLPLNDCRYALYDATYETKESKKEDLVFIFWAPESAPLKSKMIYASSKDAIKKKFTGIKHEWQVNGLDDIKDQSTLGEKLGGNIVVSLEGKPL; this is encoded by the coding sequence ATGGCATCTGGAGTTACAGTGAATGATGAAGTCATCAAAGTTTTTAATGATATGAAAGTAAGGAAATCTTCTACACAAGAGgagatcaaaaaaagaaagaaagcagttcTCTTCTGTTTAAGCGATGACAAAAGACAAATAATTGTAGAGGAAGCAAAGCAGATCTTGGTGGGTGACATTGGTGATACTGTAGAGGACCCCTACACATCTTTTGTGAAGTTGCTACCTCTGAATGATTGCCGATATGCTTTGTACGATGCCACATACGAAACAAAAGAGTCTAAGAAAGAAGACCTAGTATTTATATTCTGGGCTCCTGAAAGTGCACCCTTAAAAAGCAAGATGATTTATGCTAGCTCTAAAGAtgccattaaaaagaaatttacaggTATTAAACACGAGTGGCAAGTAAATGGCTTGGATGATATTAAGGACCAGTCAACACTTGGAGAGAAATTGGGAGGCAATATAGTAGTTTCACTTGAAGGAAAACCGTTATAA